A genomic window from Sorex araneus isolate mSorAra2 chromosome 2, mSorAra2.pri, whole genome shotgun sequence includes:
- the C2H18orf54 gene encoding lung adenoma susceptibility protein 2, with the protein MAKSNSKCRVCSHESSVSSLLSCSLSGDNSSNSDGSFRYKDKLYSSASQALQAYIDDYDLSQMYPSASPGKSNTDGYSASVPRFSKHTTKPKNALENLDHRKSSLPYRREIINDLDSVSLTTDDLLKLPADGSFSFTYVGPGDQIHKKNKKCTARRNLLDVERNKNVQEPAFPTGRNNLVTPVAYTNNNGKPCGTLKPPKVVNKANRCSSEAPLHFAKKLPSKDRSEHSLEKNYPRWLTSQKSDLNVSGITSLPDFKYPAWLHNEDLLPDTKSERIHKQCKEDQSSPSHLYQAERTSRLPNTLDCFEYSFDSSNVLNSLSDDKGLVHGYECDCDQNRCDCGTPLLPGQSKEPFSGDKIELLILKAKKNLEPCTEELPKPMKKDDSPCSLDKLEAERSWENIPVAFKSPVPVKCDDSPQTSRTNCADRSVEEFLEDNQSCTLSGGKHHGPVEALKQMLFNLQAVQESFNQNKTTEKEKEIKQVLEDDFSKLQLKETVVPITKSLQKALHHLSRLRDLVDDTSGKQSPKM; encoded by the exons ATGGCAAAATCAAATTCAAAATGCAGAGTTTGTTCTCACGAATCTTCAGTATCTTCTCTGTTAAGCTGCAGCTTGAGTGGTGATAATTCTTCGAACTCTGATGGCTCTTTTCGGTATAAAGATAAACTGTACAGCTCTGCGTCGCAGGCTCTGCAGGCCTATATCGATGATTATGATCTCAGCCAGATGTATCCTTCCGCCAGCCCTGGAAAGAGCAACACTGATGGTTATTCTGCCAGCGTGCCTAGATTCTCCAAACATACCACTAAACCAAAGAATG CTCTTGAAAATCTGGATCACAGGAAAAGCTCCTTACCCTATAGAAGAGAGATTATTAATGACTTAGACTCCGTTAGCCTCACAACTGATGATTTACTAAAACTTCCAGCAGATGGGTCATTTTCATTCACTTACGTTGGGCCAGGCGACCAAATTcacaagaaaaacaagaaatgcaCTGCAAGACGGAATTTATTGGATgttgaaaggaataaaaatgttcAAGAACCTGCCTTTCCCACGGGCAGGAATAACTTAGTCACTCCTGTGGCATACACAAATAATAATGGGAAGCCATGTGGCACGTTGAAACCCCCCAAAGTAGTGAATAAAGCTAACAGATGCTCTTCAGAAGCACCTCTGCATTTTGCCAAGAAGCTGCCTTCCAAGGACAGATCAGAACACAGTCTTGAGAAGAATTACCCAAGATGGCTCACTAGCCAGAAATCTGATCTGAATGTCTCAGGGATAACTAGTTTACCCGATTTCAAATACCCAGCCTGGCTGCATAATGAGGACTTGCTGCCTGATACAAAGAGTGAAAGAATTCATAAGCAGTGTAAAGAAGATCAAAGTTCCCCCAGTCACCTTTATCAGGCAGAAAGAACTTCTCGACTTCCAAACACACTAGATTGTTTTGAATATTCATTCGACTcttcaaatgttttaaattccTTGAGTGACGATAAAGGATTAGTTCATGGATATGAATGTGATTGTGATCAAAACAGGTGTGATTGTGGGACTCCACTTCTACCAGGACAATCCAAAGAGCCATTCAGTg GTGACAAAATCGAGTTGCTTATCCTGAAGGCCAAGAAAAATCTAGAGCCTTGTACGGAAGAACTACCGAAGCCTATGAAGAAGGATGACAGCCCCTGCTCCTTAGATAAACTGGAGGCAGAGAGGTcatgggaaaatattcctgttgCTTT CAAATCTCCTGTTCCTGTAAAGTGTGACGATAGTCCTCAGACTTCAAGGACAAATTGTGCTGACCGGTCCGTTGAAGAATTTTTAGAAGACAATCAA AGCTGTACCCTTTCTGGAGGGAAGCATCACGGTCCTGTTGAAGCCCTGAAGCAAATGTTATTTAATCTTCAAGCTGTGCAAGAAAGTTTTAATCAGAATAAgaccacagagaaagagaaagaaattaagcaG gttttagAAGATGATTTTTCAAAATTACAATTGAAAGAAACTGTGGTTCCTATTACTAAGTCACTTCAAAA GGCTTTGCACCATTTATCTCGTCTGCGAGACTTGGTTGATGATACCAGTGGGAAACAGTCACCGAAAATGTGA